Proteins from a single region of bacterium:
- a CDS encoding DUF192 domain-containing protein, which translates to MDFRLDTPAVRFGLFTVAVLALAVFAGAARRPLAHADDAMEVNRGLPEAAIVVGTKRLTVEIAATPDARRIGLMNRDTLPPDRGMLFVFPKARPVRFWMKNTRIPLSAAFCDATGRVLMIADMTPLSLSHWGPEKDAVTYVLEVNRGYFREAGVGEGDVLPLAAMVGNAGAS; encoded by the coding sequence ATGGACTTTCGCCTGGATACGCCGGCCGTTCGATTCGGCCTTTTCACCGTCGCGGTGTTGGCGCTGGCGGTTTTCGCGGGCGCCGCGCGACGGCCCTTGGCGCACGCGGACGACGCGATGGAGGTCAACCGCGGCCTGCCGGAGGCGGCGATCGTCGTCGGCACGAAACGGCTGACGGTGGAGATCGCCGCCACGCCCGACGCGCGCCGCATCGGCCTCATGAACCGCGATACGCTGCCGCCCGATCGCGGCATGCTGTTCGTGTTTCCCAAGGCGCGACCGGTGCGTTTCTGGATGAAAAACACGCGCATCCCGCTTTCCGCCGCGTTCTGCGACGCGACCGGGCGCGTATTGATGATCGCCGACATGACCCCGCTGTCGCTTTCGCATTGGGGGCCGGAAAAAGACGCCGTGACCTATGTGCTCGAGGTGAACCGGGGCTATTTCCGCGAAGCGGGCGTCGGCGAAGGCGACGTTTTGCCCTTGGCCGCGATGGTCGGAAACGCCGGCGCGAGCTGA